The Athene noctua chromosome 25, bAthNoc1.hap1.1, whole genome shotgun sequence region GGTCCCTCCGGACACAGCAGCCCCCTCTTAGCGTCGTTGCCGATCCCCGGCCGCCCCCTTCACCCCCCCTTGGACATCAAGCACTTTCTGACCTTCAGGCTCAACGGGACGTCACCGCTCAACCTCTTCCCCAACTTCAACACGGTGAGTCCCCGGGGCGGGTGGGCATCGGCCGCTGGACCCCTCCTCTCTCTTGTAGGCGGCACCACTGTTCAAACCCCGCCAGATAATTTCTGGCTTAATTACCCCGGTCTGTGGCTGCTGGACGCTAGTGCAACGCGCCCGCCCTGCCCTTAGCTCCGAGCGGTTCCTGCCCAGCCGTCGCCCCCATATACCAGAATTAAAAAGATGGTTCATTTTAACCAAGATCAATTGGATTTTGCTCCTGGAATCAATAGTAATAAAGTAGCTCTGAAGAGCAGTTCATTAgttgcaaaataaataaagaaaaggaaagaaagagagagaaggagtaTAAAGATCCAAGGACTGTGCCTGGTGCTGGGTGGCCGCGGTGTCGGACGAGCCTGGTCGCTGCGGGACTTCTCCCACCGCCCGGCTGGGCTCAAAGTCCCCAACCTTGAACCCCCAGCCCGAGCGCTGGGGTCCTGCGCTGCAGCGTCTCTCGGGCTGTTCTGTTGTACGTCTAAACTGACCTGGATGTGGCCCAAAACAGCGGCCGGGGCTTCCCCTGCGCCCCAGCTCCCGGCCTCGCCCAGGGGCCGCGGGACCCAGGGCTGCTCCCCCCACAGAGCCAGGGTGGGTATTTCTGGGTTTGGTAAATgcccgattttttttttcccctgtgagcCTGGAAACGGAACTCCCCTGAGCTCCCTCCCCgcctgctctgtggccttttgtAAGTGGGTTTGAGATTAAACGTGCTCGGAAGGTGCAAATTATCACTGAGATCTTCAAAGGCTGCCATAGAAATTAGGTCCAGGATTCCTGTTGCGGTGAATGGGATTCAGACGTCTGACTCCTTTAAGCTCTTTTGAAATCCCAGCTCTAGCCTGTCTCTCCCTTGTGCTAAcaagcagaaacacaggagaggaGGATTTTTTTGATGCCATTAAGGTTGCTGCTTTTTGTCTGGGCTCCTTTTTTTAGTTGCCGGAGTCAGTAGCTAACCTGAGCCAGACCCTGTTGTTTGTTCTGCTCGGCTCCCACGTGCCCCTGCCGTGGCACGCGTTCTCCAGAGTTgcgttgctttaaaaaaataacaataatttggGAAATGAATCTCTTGCACTCGCTGGAGCCGCACAGCCCCGTTGTGCTGTGTCTGTGCTCGGTGGGGACCCCCCTGCCCGGGGGATGGAGGTGCCGGGGGACCCCATCCCGCGCTGCGGGCGCCTTGGATTAACTGCTCTGAGCTCCGACCCGAGCCCGCCGGGGGTCTCAGCTGAGCAAAGCCAGGCCTGATCCTGCGGGGCTGGGAGCGGCCCCCGCGGGctgcgctggggctgggggtgcgaGGGCTTTGTGGGGCGCCGGGGCAGGGCTCGAGCATCGCAGCAGAGCTCCGGGTGCGGTTCAGGGGTGGGAGCGGGCGGCAGCCGAAGCGTTTCACTTCCCGAGAGCTGCCGGTTCCCAGCTGCGCTAAAAAGAAACCGGAGGATCTGCCCCTGCTGCCACAGAGCGGCTGGGGGTGCTGAGCAGGGCCCGGGGGTGCTGAGCGGGTCCGAGggtgctgagcagggcaggagctgttGGCAGCTGCTCCGCAGAACACTGACCCTGGGCAGGTCACACGCTCTCGTGAGCCAGCAGATGTTTTACTCTGGAACACGCGAAACCTTTCCCAAGCTGAGCCCTCCTGCGCTTAAAGCCGCAACGGCGGGGGAAAACATTTCCTAAGGCAACACGAGGGTGCGTTTGGTGCTTGAAAGGCCCCTTCCCGCTCCTGAGGTGTTGCAGATCCCCCCGACCCAGCCGCAACCCCGCGGCAGGAGGTGCGGAACGAGCCGATGCCGCGGCCCTCGGAGCTCCCGTCTGACCTTGGTGCCCGCGGGGAGCTCGGCGCTGGGAGCCCCGTTTGTGTCACTGGAAACATCCAGGGACAAAGAAGGGGACGTGAGGCACCGAGAACCGACTGTAAAGCCCAGATCTTTGTGTGCGGGGCCAGTTCTGCTGCGGCAGGAGcctccccaggctggggcagaCCCGGGGGCGCCGACGTTTGTGTTTTCCTCGGGAGAGCACACGAGGGCTCTGGGGTGGGTTCCTGGCCTGGGACGCGCTCGGCGCTGCCCggatgggctgggctgggtccAGCAAAGTGCCCGagcgcggccccgctgccgctgccttCACCGGCAGGTGCAGGTGCAGGTTCGGGTTCAGGTTCAGGTTCAGGTTCAGGTTCGGGTTCAGGCCCCCAACCACCTTTGCATCCTGGTGCTGGCATCTCCCTTCCCCAGTGTCTGCGGGGTGCAGTGGGAGGCACCAGCCAGGCCCGGAGAGCTGATGGTGCTGCGGAGGTTAGagcagttttcctttcctttgtgtGGAAGAGGTGGGTGTTTCTCTGGAAAACACGTGCCGGCCCCGTTCTGCCCGCAGCCTGGCAGCGCGGGGATGCTGCCTGGAGCACGCTGCAGTGTTTGTCGTCAGGGGTGGGGCAGCATCTTTGCCATCTGTAGCTTCCTCCAGGTCTCTGCCGAACCCCAAATGCCTCTTCATTTATATGCCAGATAAGTGAGTAAAATTTCATAGCAAACAGGCACTTCATTAATCACCCGCTTTTACCATTCTGCTCACTCCTGGAAAGGAATTTGGGGTCTTGATAATGGCTCCGTTGTCCAGGCATGTGCCTCGAAGACTGATGCACCTGTCTCAGCAACGAAATAGCTTTGCAGAGAAATACGATCGCCTGAAAACCCAGGGCTCTGCTGACAGCAGGACTCAGATAAGATAATCTGCCTATGCCACAGGGTAGGGGAACAATACTTGCATTATAGATTATAGCCACGCTCAAACAAAGAGGTTATtcttatttcccccccccccccccaaataaatgcattttgtttaaaacaatTATGGCTTTTCGGACaagtttgctgcctgggctgaggAGTGACGCCGAGCCCTGGGGAGAGCCCGAAGCGCTGGGGGCTGTCATCGGGCCCGGGGCTCTGCCGCTGCCTGCGCCGCgccgggcaggggccgggcaGGACGCGGCTCCCTGCGGATAACGGGAGCTGCTCTGGCTCCGTGTGCGCCCGGTGAGGTGCCGGGGGCTGCGCAGGCTTCGACGTGCCCGtcgcggcgggagcggggcggcgtgCGGGGGCCGAGCTGTGCCCACGGtccctcctgcccccaccccTGCCCGGGCCCAGCAGGCGCGTCCGGCTCCGCTCGCCCTTCGGCTTTGCGCAGGGACGTTTCAGCTCCCTGGGGAAGAGCACGTGAAGGATTAATGGCCGCTTGCTTGTTTTGTTCGCCTCTGCCCCTGTTTTGATGGTTTTTGCTCCTGCTGAGTGTCTCAGAAAGCTGCCCTGGCGTTGGGAGGTCgagggcagcagctgggggctCAAACAGAAACGGATGTTTCGCCGCCCGTGACACCGATGTCTgtggtggggagagaggggacacgCAGGGGAGcgcagtggggctggggaggacgGGGCCCTCGGTCTGTGTCCCCACAGCGGCCTCGTCCCTTCTGCCAGCCCGTAGCGGGCGCTTGGACCCCGCAGGTCTGGTTTTTTCAGGGATGGTTTAAAAAGGACGAGCATGGGCGTTGATGCAGCACGTGTTGCCCCGTGTCGGGGGCTCCGCTGCCGCCCCACCCGCTCGCTCCGTCCAGGCTGTGGCCTTTGCGGGGGCTCCTCGGCGGGCGCAGGGGCTCCCCGGGCCGCGGTGCTGCGCCGGCCGTCGCGGCGTGGCACCCAGCCAGCCTCTGCCTTCCCTCCCCTGCCAGATGGACCCGGTGCAGAAGGCGGTGATCAGCCACACCTTCGGCGTGCCTGCCCCGCTCAAGAAGAAGCAGTTCATCTCCTGCAACATCTGCCACCTGCGCTTCAACTCTGCGGTAAGCGGGGCCGgcgagcgcggggccgggcgggggggtcccACGCCGGGGGCACGCGGACGCCCGTCCCGGCGTCCCCGGGGCTCTGTCCGCCCTCGCTCTGCGCCTGCCCCGGCCGGCGCCTCCGCCAGCGCCTCCCTGCCCGTGGGCCCAGGTGCTCGCGGGGCGGCCGGGTCCCGTTTGCCACCCGGCGCTCTCTGCTCCTCGTTCcgtccagctctgctccctgctgccttgCTCCCGGGGTTTGCGCTTAAGCTGCTTTATCAGCCTGTGCAATTCATCTCTGGTCCCTGGGAGCTGAATATAAtctgccctgccctggctcccAGAGCGCTGCTGTGgcaggtgggttttttccctgccttttatTCTGAGTAAATCAACCACCTTgtagagaggaggaaggaaacatTCATTGATCCCTGCGGTAATGACTTGCACACAGCTGATCTTTTGTGGGGGAAAACTGATTAGAAGGCTTGAAAGGGAATTCTCGCTCAAAGCCGGCAGGAGGGGGACGGGGGTTTGCGGGCAGCCTGTCTTGGCCTCTGCTCCCTCCATGCAGCGGCTGCCTGGCGGCGCTGAGGGCGGGAGCTCCGCGGCTCAGCCCGGGCACCGGCGTGATAACCTGCGGAGCTGCCACCCTGGGAGCATCCCCCGGGCTCGGCTGTCCCTTCCTCGGTGTCCGCCAGCGCGGGCTGCGGGAGCTGCTCTGGCTCCCCGGGACGCTgcgccccggccgggctggcTCAGCAGAGCCCGGGGCTGGCgctgctctgccagcagaaaTCAGCATTTCTGGGCTTCGTTATTCCACTCTGCAGCCACGCGGCCGGGGAGAAGCACCATTCCCTTCCCTCTTCCGAGCTGCGTCCCGGCTGGAAGGGCGGTGCCGGGACAGTCGGTCCCGCCACGTGCTCCCGCCGCCCTCTTGGGcgccctgtgctgctctgcccgtccctgcccgtccctgcccacGGGTCCCTCCAGGTCACATCTGCGGGGCAGCACGTCCTGGCGCAGACGCtcgtgtgtttgtgtttgtgcgcagagcggcggcggcgccgggtgACCTACTTAGGCTGCAGCCCCAACCCCGTTATCTGGTGGAAGTTTATTGTATTTGCTAATGAGGCCCCGCGCTCGGCTGGGCCTTTCGCTTTCCCACGTGCCCGGCCATCGCTGCACCCCCGGACACCATTCCCAGCCCTTGGAAagccggggggagggaggggatgctTCTTCCTGCCGGGAAGCCGAGAGCGCCGTGCAAATTAATGCGTGCGACTCAGTGGTACAGTGTCTTAATTCAGATTGGATTTACTTTCCGTAAATTGCTAAACTGGGGTTGTTTTTGGGGACAATGCGGCATTGTCCCCGACTGCGGAGTACACAAGTGTTCGGGAGATTTTCTTTTGTGTGCGTTTTTATCAGTTCGGTGCAGGCATGAACCCATCAACGTGCACTTCATTATTCAGCGTTCGCCGGGAGAAAGGAGCCGTGAATGTAAATTGCGTGTTAGACACCCGTTAGGTGACAATGGGAGATGTGTCCTCCCCACCaatgtacttttttattttatttttacagcaagCAATTCATTGTATGTTTCTGAAGTCATAAATTTTGCctgaaagcttcttttaaaaGTGACTCGATGCATTTAATCAGAGCAGGGTCCTTATCTCGCCGTGCAACGCGGCCGTATCTTAGCAAAGTGATACCTCGGCCTGAATACATTTGTGTGCGGAGCAATCTGgcgggaggaggagagcagcttTGTGCTGCACCCAGCTCAAAATACCACCTCCGAGGCGGTGAATGGCACCAGGGGAGGTGGCCACGCTGGAAACGTGTCCGAGTGGCCACGGCCCGGGGCTGAGCCCTCCACCCGTCCTCCCCGTGTCCGTCCATCTGTCCGGCCGCAGCACCGACGCGGCCGTCCCCGTCTCTCCCTCCCCAGAACCAGGCAGAAGCCCACTACAAGGGCCACAAGCACGCGCGGAGGCTGAAGGCCATCGAGGCCATGAAGAACAAGCAGaaggcggcgggggccgcggcgggggcctCCGGCCGGGACGGCACAGCCGACTTcgcgcccagccccgagggcccCGGGGAGCCCGGCAGCACAGGTAGGCgggtggggggtgcggggggcaggaCCCCGCCGCGAGCGGCCTGGCCGGttcccgggaggcggcggcgtttgtgtgcccagccctgccccggccgcAGCACCCTGGGGCGCCCGGTTAAATCCCGAACCGCAGCAGCCGCGTGGCTGAGCGTCCCGCCGCGGTCGGGCTGAGGGCGGCTGCGGTGAGTGCGGCAGAAACACCCCCGTGAGCTCTAATAAATGAGCTGCTCTGCTCCGCTGGCGTCCCCGGCGTGCCGGGCTGGGGGCAGCGTCGCGGGTTAGGGGTGGGAACCAGCCCGGGCAGCCCTTGGCCCTGGGGGGAGCCTCACCCCTCTGCGTCCCGCAGCTGCGTGGGGAAGAGCAGGTGCTTCCCCGGGGTTTGGTCCCTGCGAGATGtttggggggctgcaggagccgcAGCGGGCCCCGCCTGTGCCCCCCTCATCCCCAGGGCCCTGCCGCCGCGCAGGGATGGGGCCGGCAGgaccccgctccccccagccGAGGCAGCGCCGGAGCTCAGCCGGGAGTTTGCGCTGAGCTCGGCTGCCGCCGGCCGCAGGGAAAAGCGGCAACGGGAGAGACCTCGGCAAGAGCCGCCTCGGCTGGGACGTGCCTGGGATGGTCTCGGGGAGGACGGGGCTGCTCTGAAATCCAGAAACCCCGTTCAAGCACGGAGAACTTTCCctgtctgtcttttctttcttttttcctgttttccccttccctttccctcccgCCAGCTCCAGCCGAGGgcctgcaggagcaggagggcGAGTGCAGCAGCCTGGGGCTGACGCCAGGCCCCGAGGAGTCCCCGGTGGAGCTGCCGGGCAGCGTCGCCCCACTCGGGTCCCCGCCGGCCTCGGAGCTCTCGGAGGGCACCTCGGATGCCGCCAGCGTGGGCTCCTCGGCCGCGCAGGCAGCGGAGGCGCAGGCAGCCGAGTCGGGCAGCAGCGTCAGCTCGGCCCCCGAGAGcgagaaggaggggaagaagagcaaaCAGCACCTGTACTGTCCCACCTGCAAAGTGACCGTCAACTCCCTGTCCCAGCTGGAGGCTCACAACACCGGTAAgggccccgccagccccctccGGGGCtccccgcagagccccgccgggccccgggcaAACAGCCGTGCAGGGAGCGCTCATGTGTATTGCCTTAATTAAAAAGGGTTAATTAAGGTGGCTTGCAAAGATTAAGTGGTGGTGTTTTACCTGTGCTGGGGCTTATGGAGTGAATTTTAGCAAGGTCAAAAGCTCGCTTACTGTTCATGTCTCTTAATTAAAGACATTTCCAGATACATTTAATTAAGTGATTGAAGGCTACTTTATATTCCGTTGGGTTTGGCTCCGAGCCGGTGGCAGAGCCTCTCTCAGAGCAGGATAATCCTCCCGAGAGCAGCTCCGGGCTCCCGGACATTTCGATGACGGGGCGCAGCAGCCAGCGCTGGCTCCTGGGCTGCACTCggcagcccccccggggcaggccagtgcctggggctggggggggtcccctgcaccctgggggtggctgggggggagaAGGAGGCAGCTGGACCCCCCCAGACGGGAGACCCCCACCGGGGTCTGCGGGCCCTGCAGCACCAGCCCCTGGCTCCCCCCTTTCTCTGGAGGATGCTAAACGAGGAAGGACACCCCAGGCTTACAGGGAAGGGCCTTCTCTCCCCCAGTTCAGCAAGAACTGGGAACCAGTTCCCCCAGCCccgcccgcccgctggggcagcagcagcagctgcgcGCAGGGGTCAGCTCAGGACGCTGCTACGCTTTAGCTG contains the following coding sequences:
- the ZNF385C gene encoding zinc finger protein 385C isoform X6, with the translated sequence MLLGPSGHSSPLLASLPIPGRPLHPPLDIKHFLTFRLNGTSPLNLFPNFNTMDPVQKAVISHTFGVPAPLKKKQFISCNICHLRFNSANQAEAHYKGHKHARRLKAIEAMKNKQKAAGAAAGASGRDGTADFAPSPEGPGEPGSTAPAEGLQEQEGECSSLGLTPGPEESPVELPGSVAPLGSPPASELSEGTSDAASVGSSAAQAAEAQAAESGSSVSSAPESEKEGKKSKQHLYCPTCKVTVNSLSQLEAHNTGAKHKSMLEGHSTQVRRGRGKLLSRAGHKAKRIGNKGSINVQNKAFHCQVCEIYVNSETQLKQHMSSRRHKDRLAGKPPKPKYSPYNKLQKNAALAVSILKSKLALQKHLTKTLATRFLPSPLTAAAVCAMPGPLALRPAAATTLFQAPILGPALFRTPPAHVRTTPGPIVFAPY
- the ZNF385C gene encoding zinc finger protein 385C isoform X5, yielding MVKAAAKRQRPSLCPRAPRHKGPSGHSSPLLASLPIPGRPLHPPLDIKHFLTFRLNGTSPLNLFPNFNTMDPVQKAVISHTFGVPAPLKKKQFISCNICHLRFNSANQAEAHYKGHKHARRLKAIEAMKNKQKAAGAAAGASGRDGTADFAPSPEGPGEPGSTAPAEGLQEQEGECSSLGLTPGPEESPVELPGSVAPLGSPPASELSEGTSDAASVGSSAAQAAEAQAAESGSSVSSAPESEKEGKKSKQHLYCPTCKVTVNSLSQLEAHNTGAKHKSMLEGHSTQVRRGRGKLLSRAGHKAKRIGNKGSINVQNKAFHCQVCEIYVNSETQLKQHMSSRRHKDRLAGKPPKPKYSPYNKLQKNAALAVSILKSKLALQKHLTKTLATRFLPSPLTAAAVCAMPGPLALRPAAATTLFQAPILGPALFRTPPAHVRTTPGPIVFAPY
- the ZNF385C gene encoding zinc finger protein 385C isoform X7, whose product is MSVVGREGTRRGAQWGWGGRGPRSVSPQRPRPFCQPVAGAWTPQMDPVQKAVISHTFGVPAPLKKKQFISCNICHLRFNSANQAEAHYKGHKHARRLKAIEAMKNKQKAAGAAAGASGRDGTADFAPSPEGPGEPGSTAPAEGLQEQEGECSSLGLTPGPEESPVELPGSVAPLGSPPASELSEGTSDAASVGSSAAQAAEAQAAESGSSVSSAPESEKEGKKSKQHLYCPTCKVTVNSLSQLEAHNTGAKHKSMLEGHSTQVRRGRGKLLSRAGHKAKRIGNKGSINVQNKAFHCQVCEIYVNSETQLKQHMSSRRHKDRLAGKPPKPKYSPYNKLQKNAALAVSILKSKLALQKHLTKTLATRFLPSPLTAAAVCAMPGPLALRPAAATTLFQAPILGPALFRTPPAHVRTTPGPIVFAPY